In one Vanessa tameamea isolate UH-Manoa-2023 chromosome 10, ilVanTame1 primary haplotype, whole genome shotgun sequence genomic region, the following are encoded:
- the LOC113395919 gene encoding TBC1 domain family member 15 isoform X2, with translation MSCSSVEDIPEQCKDLFTQDGVLLKASIGRSISDLNSIGMLCIVQNSDGTKCIEWRPNDLITIDSDTQDQEWAVVNTIGRRQRTLSGNMTSDYAAARARIIRIPLDELKTFKCSRNNQQMQFSTKQGVWQNTFYFQHGNAEIFVAYLKNHVKTAKTRHDRNTYVVVEPNIESQVLNRSFAELDIFTENTTDVVWNLVSNFKQRPYETTLEAFSKLTDIVYYGNEGMNGKRDVSEEVAELLTKSMSALEDTTTVTRTDEYEVINVKPTLPPRPCIPRGTPLSTEKWEGLQDPEGRVTEIDGVRQLIFRGGVAHSIRNSVWKYLLDYHPWRMTDAEIKILQKRKTEEYFSMKLQWRSMTDGQESRFSEYRDRKSLVEKDVNRTDRTHPFFAGDNNPNLMVLQDILMTYVMYNFDLGYVQGMSDILAPLLLLLGNEVDTFWCFVGFMEKIASNFDMDQAGMKQQLVNLQQLLTFASPELAKHLASKDSGNMYFCFRWLLVWFKREFSHRDIMRLWEVLWTGLPCANFHLFICVAILDSEKDVLISKDYGFTEILKHVNDLSMCLDVDRILSTAEGIYHQIISAPHLSDQIRIILGIPTVGSRPEPEPEPEPQTSQTNGNVETDPGQTDMEEVMYQIGLDMNF, from the exons ATGTCTTGCAGTTCAGTGGAAGATATTCCTGAACAATGTAAA GACCTGTTCACTCAAGATGGGGTTCTACTCAAGGCGAGCATTGGTCGTTCAATCAGCGATCTTAATTCAATTGGCATGCTCTGTATTGTTCAAAATAGTGATGGCACAAAATGCATTGAATGGCGTCCGAATGATCTTATAACTATCGACTCTGACACACAAGACCAGGAATGGGCAGTTGTTAACACTATTg GTCGGCGTCAAAGAACTCTGAGCGGGAACATGACATCAGATTATGCAGCTGCCCGAGCAAGAATCATCCGAATACCACTCGACGAGCTAAAAACATTCAAATGTTCAAGAAACAACCAGCAGATGCAATTTTCAACAAAACAGGGCGTTTGGCAGAACACATTTTACTTTCAACACGGAAACGCTGAAATATTCGTCGCTTATCTAAAAAATCATGTGAAAACGGCTAAAACAAGACACGACAGGAACACGTATGTCGTTGTCGAGCCAAATATCGAGTCTCAGGTATTGAACCGCTCGTTTGCTGAACTCGATATATTCACGGAGAACACAACAGACGTCGTTTGGAACTTGGTTTCGAATTTTAAACAGAGGCCGTATGAAACGACTTTAGAAGCATTCTCTAAACTTACTGATATtg TTTATTACGGCAACGAAGGTATGAACGGCAAGAGGGACGTATCTGAAGAAGTGGCAGAGCTCCTGACGAAGAGCATGAGCGCGTTGGAGGACACCACCACCGTGACCAGAACTGATGAATACGAAGTCATCAACGTTAAACCAACTTTACCACCGAGGCCTTGTATACCcag AGGAACTCCTTTGTCGACAGAAAAATGGGAGGGCTTGCAGGACCCAGAAGGTCGAGTGACAGAAATAGATGGTGTCAGACAACTTATTTTTAGAGgc GGTGTTGCTCATTCGATAAGGAATTCAGTTTGGAAATACCTTCTAGACTACCATCCCTGGAGGATGACTGACGCGGAAATCAAAATTCTCCAGAAGAGAAAAACAGAGGAATATTTCTCCATGAAGCTCCAATGGAGGTCAATGACAGATGGTCAAGAATCGAGGTTTTCGGAATACAGGGACAGAAAGAGTTTGGTCGAGAAGGACGTCAATAGGACGGATAGGACACACCCGTTCTTCGCCGGAGATAATAATCCGAATTTGATGGTTTTGCAAGATATATTAATGACTTATGTCATGTACAACTTCGATTTGGGCTACGTGCAAGGAATGAGCGATATATTGGCGccattgttgttgttgttgggGAATGAAGTGGATACGTTCTGGTGCTTCGTTGGATTCATGGAGAAAATT GCATCAAACTTCGACATGGATCAAGCTGGCATGAAACAGCAGCTAGTTAACTTACAACAGCTACTGACGTTCGCGAGTCCCGAGCTAGCGAAACATCTGGCTTCGAAGGACTCTGGGAATATGTACTTCTGCTTCAGGTGGCTATTGGTTTGGTTCAAGCGGGAGTTTTCACATCGGGATATTATGAG GCTATGGGAGGTGCTATGGACGGGTTTGCCATGTGCGAACTTCCACTTGTTCATCTGTGTTGCCATACTCGACTCCGAGAAAGATGTGTTAATCAGCAAAGACTATGGGTTTACTGAAATATTGAAG CATGTCAATGACCTCTCAATGTGCTTAGACGTTGACCGGATACTGAGCACAGCGGAGGGTATCTACCACCAGATCATATCGGCACCACACCTCTCGGACCAGATCAGAATTATCCTGGGCATCCCGACAGTTGGTTCTAGACCAGAACCAGAACCTGAGCCAGAACCGCAGACCAGTCAGACCAATGGTAATGTAGAGACAGACCCAGGACAAACGGATATGGAGGAAGTTATGTATCAAATAGGCTTAGATATGAATTTCTAA
- the LOC113395919 gene encoding TBC1 domain family member 15 isoform X1, with amino-acid sequence MSCSSVEDIPEQCKDLFTQDGVLLKASIGRSISDLNSIGMLCIVQNSDGTKCIEWRPNDLITIDSDTQDQEWAVVNTIGRRQRTLSGNMTSDYAAARARIIRIPLDELKTFKCSRNNQQMQFSTKQGVWQNTFYFQHGNAEIFVAYLKNHVKTAKTRHDRNTYVVVEPNIESQVLNRSFAELDIFTENTTDVVWNLVSNFKQRPYETTLEAFSKLTDIVYYGNEGMNGKRDVSEEVAELLTKSMSALEDTTTVTRTDEYEVINVKPTLPPRPCIPRGTPLSTEKWEGLQDPEGRVTEIDGVRQLIFRGGVAHSIRNSVWKYLLDYHPWRMTDAEIKILQKRKTEEYFSMKLQWRSMTDGQESRFSEYRDRKSLVEKDVNRTDRTHPFFAGDNNPNLMVLQDILMTYVMYNFDLGYVQGMSDILAPLLLLLGNEVDTFWCFVGFMEKIASNFDMDQAGMKQQLVNLQQLLTFASPELAKHLASKDSGNMYFCFRWLLVWFKREFSHRDIMRLWEVLWTGLPCANFHLFICVAILDSEKDVLISKDYGFTEILKHVNDLSMCLDVDRILSTAEGIYHQIISAPHLSDQIRIILGIPTVGSRPEPEPEPEPQTSQTNGNVETDPGQTDMEEVTLEYNGLQISIVTKTVWALLA; translated from the exons ATGTCTTGCAGTTCAGTGGAAGATATTCCTGAACAATGTAAA GACCTGTTCACTCAAGATGGGGTTCTACTCAAGGCGAGCATTGGTCGTTCAATCAGCGATCTTAATTCAATTGGCATGCTCTGTATTGTTCAAAATAGTGATGGCACAAAATGCATTGAATGGCGTCCGAATGATCTTATAACTATCGACTCTGACACACAAGACCAGGAATGGGCAGTTGTTAACACTATTg GTCGGCGTCAAAGAACTCTGAGCGGGAACATGACATCAGATTATGCAGCTGCCCGAGCAAGAATCATCCGAATACCACTCGACGAGCTAAAAACATTCAAATGTTCAAGAAACAACCAGCAGATGCAATTTTCAACAAAACAGGGCGTTTGGCAGAACACATTTTACTTTCAACACGGAAACGCTGAAATATTCGTCGCTTATCTAAAAAATCATGTGAAAACGGCTAAAACAAGACACGACAGGAACACGTATGTCGTTGTCGAGCCAAATATCGAGTCTCAGGTATTGAACCGCTCGTTTGCTGAACTCGATATATTCACGGAGAACACAACAGACGTCGTTTGGAACTTGGTTTCGAATTTTAAACAGAGGCCGTATGAAACGACTTTAGAAGCATTCTCTAAACTTACTGATATtg TTTATTACGGCAACGAAGGTATGAACGGCAAGAGGGACGTATCTGAAGAAGTGGCAGAGCTCCTGACGAAGAGCATGAGCGCGTTGGAGGACACCACCACCGTGACCAGAACTGATGAATACGAAGTCATCAACGTTAAACCAACTTTACCACCGAGGCCTTGTATACCcag AGGAACTCCTTTGTCGACAGAAAAATGGGAGGGCTTGCAGGACCCAGAAGGTCGAGTGACAGAAATAGATGGTGTCAGACAACTTATTTTTAGAGgc GGTGTTGCTCATTCGATAAGGAATTCAGTTTGGAAATACCTTCTAGACTACCATCCCTGGAGGATGACTGACGCGGAAATCAAAATTCTCCAGAAGAGAAAAACAGAGGAATATTTCTCCATGAAGCTCCAATGGAGGTCAATGACAGATGGTCAAGAATCGAGGTTTTCGGAATACAGGGACAGAAAGAGTTTGGTCGAGAAGGACGTCAATAGGACGGATAGGACACACCCGTTCTTCGCCGGAGATAATAATCCGAATTTGATGGTTTTGCAAGATATATTAATGACTTATGTCATGTACAACTTCGATTTGGGCTACGTGCAAGGAATGAGCGATATATTGGCGccattgttgttgttgttgggGAATGAAGTGGATACGTTCTGGTGCTTCGTTGGATTCATGGAGAAAATT GCATCAAACTTCGACATGGATCAAGCTGGCATGAAACAGCAGCTAGTTAACTTACAACAGCTACTGACGTTCGCGAGTCCCGAGCTAGCGAAACATCTGGCTTCGAAGGACTCTGGGAATATGTACTTCTGCTTCAGGTGGCTATTGGTTTGGTTCAAGCGGGAGTTTTCACATCGGGATATTATGAG GCTATGGGAGGTGCTATGGACGGGTTTGCCATGTGCGAACTTCCACTTGTTCATCTGTGTTGCCATACTCGACTCCGAGAAAGATGTGTTAATCAGCAAAGACTATGGGTTTACTGAAATATTGAAG CATGTCAATGACCTCTCAATGTGCTTAGACGTTGACCGGATACTGAGCACAGCGGAGGGTATCTACCACCAGATCATATCGGCACCACACCTCTCGGACCAGATCAGAATTATCCTGGGCATCCCGACAGTTGGTTCTAGACCAGAACCAGAACCTGAGCCAGAACCGCAGACCAGTCAGACCAATGGTAATGTAGAGACAGACCCAGGACAAACGGATATGGAGGAA gtTACACTCGAATATAATGGACTACAAATTTCTATTGTGACGAAAACTGTTTGGGCGCTTCTAgcgtag
- the LOC113395919 gene encoding TBC1 domain family member 15 isoform X4, with product MSCSSVEDIPEQCKDLFTQDGVLLKASIGRSISDLNSIGMLCIVQNSDGTKCIEWRPNDLITIDSDTQDQEWAVVNTIGRRQRTLSGNMTSDYAAARARIIRIPLDELKTFKCSRNNQQMQFSTKQGVWQNTFYFQHGNAEIFVAYLKNHVKTAKTRHDRNTYVVVEPNIESQVLNRSFAELDIFTENTTDVVWNLVSNFKQRPYETTLEAFSKLTDIVYYGNEGMNGKRDVSEEVAELLTKSMSALEDTTTVTRTDEYEVINVKPTLPPRPCIPRGTPLSTEKWEGLQDPEGRVTEIDGVRQLIFRGGVAHSIRNSVWKYLLDYHPWRMTDAEIKILQKRKTEEYFSMKLQWRSMTDGQESRFSEYRDRKSLVEKDVNRTDRTHPFFAGDNNPNLMVLQDILMTYVMYNFDLGYVQGMSDILAPLLLLLGNEVDTFWCFVGFMEKIASNFDMDQAGMKQQLVNLQQLLTFASPELAKHLASKDSGNMYFCFRWLLVWFKREFSHRDIMRLWEVLWTGLPCANFHLFICVAILDSEKDVLISKDYGFTEILKHVNDLSMCLDVDRILSTAEGIYHQIISAPHLSDQIRIILGIPTVGSRPEPEPEPEPQTSQTNGYTRI from the exons ATGTCTTGCAGTTCAGTGGAAGATATTCCTGAACAATGTAAA GACCTGTTCACTCAAGATGGGGTTCTACTCAAGGCGAGCATTGGTCGTTCAATCAGCGATCTTAATTCAATTGGCATGCTCTGTATTGTTCAAAATAGTGATGGCACAAAATGCATTGAATGGCGTCCGAATGATCTTATAACTATCGACTCTGACACACAAGACCAGGAATGGGCAGTTGTTAACACTATTg GTCGGCGTCAAAGAACTCTGAGCGGGAACATGACATCAGATTATGCAGCTGCCCGAGCAAGAATCATCCGAATACCACTCGACGAGCTAAAAACATTCAAATGTTCAAGAAACAACCAGCAGATGCAATTTTCAACAAAACAGGGCGTTTGGCAGAACACATTTTACTTTCAACACGGAAACGCTGAAATATTCGTCGCTTATCTAAAAAATCATGTGAAAACGGCTAAAACAAGACACGACAGGAACACGTATGTCGTTGTCGAGCCAAATATCGAGTCTCAGGTATTGAACCGCTCGTTTGCTGAACTCGATATATTCACGGAGAACACAACAGACGTCGTTTGGAACTTGGTTTCGAATTTTAAACAGAGGCCGTATGAAACGACTTTAGAAGCATTCTCTAAACTTACTGATATtg TTTATTACGGCAACGAAGGTATGAACGGCAAGAGGGACGTATCTGAAGAAGTGGCAGAGCTCCTGACGAAGAGCATGAGCGCGTTGGAGGACACCACCACCGTGACCAGAACTGATGAATACGAAGTCATCAACGTTAAACCAACTTTACCACCGAGGCCTTGTATACCcag AGGAACTCCTTTGTCGACAGAAAAATGGGAGGGCTTGCAGGACCCAGAAGGTCGAGTGACAGAAATAGATGGTGTCAGACAACTTATTTTTAGAGgc GGTGTTGCTCATTCGATAAGGAATTCAGTTTGGAAATACCTTCTAGACTACCATCCCTGGAGGATGACTGACGCGGAAATCAAAATTCTCCAGAAGAGAAAAACAGAGGAATATTTCTCCATGAAGCTCCAATGGAGGTCAATGACAGATGGTCAAGAATCGAGGTTTTCGGAATACAGGGACAGAAAGAGTTTGGTCGAGAAGGACGTCAATAGGACGGATAGGACACACCCGTTCTTCGCCGGAGATAATAATCCGAATTTGATGGTTTTGCAAGATATATTAATGACTTATGTCATGTACAACTTCGATTTGGGCTACGTGCAAGGAATGAGCGATATATTGGCGccattgttgttgttgttgggGAATGAAGTGGATACGTTCTGGTGCTTCGTTGGATTCATGGAGAAAATT GCATCAAACTTCGACATGGATCAAGCTGGCATGAAACAGCAGCTAGTTAACTTACAACAGCTACTGACGTTCGCGAGTCCCGAGCTAGCGAAACATCTGGCTTCGAAGGACTCTGGGAATATGTACTTCTGCTTCAGGTGGCTATTGGTTTGGTTCAAGCGGGAGTTTTCACATCGGGATATTATGAG GCTATGGGAGGTGCTATGGACGGGTTTGCCATGTGCGAACTTCCACTTGTTCATCTGTGTTGCCATACTCGACTCCGAGAAAGATGTGTTAATCAGCAAAGACTATGGGTTTACTGAAATATTGAAG CATGTCAATGACCTCTCAATGTGCTTAGACGTTGACCGGATACTGAGCACAGCGGAGGGTATCTACCACCAGATCATATCGGCACCACACCTCTCGGACCAGATCAGAATTATCCTGGGCATCCCGACAGTTGGTTCTAGACCAGAACCAGAACCTGAGCCAGAACCGCAGACCAGTCAGACCAATG gtTACACTCGAATATAA
- the LOC113395919 gene encoding TBC1 domain family member 15 isoform X3, producing MTNDLFTQDGVLLKASIGRSISDLNSIGMLCIVQNSDGTKCIEWRPNDLITIDSDTQDQEWAVVNTIGRRQRTLSGNMTSDYAAARARIIRIPLDELKTFKCSRNNQQMQFSTKQGVWQNTFYFQHGNAEIFVAYLKNHVKTAKTRHDRNTYVVVEPNIESQVLNRSFAELDIFTENTTDVVWNLVSNFKQRPYETTLEAFSKLTDIVYYGNEGMNGKRDVSEEVAELLTKSMSALEDTTTVTRTDEYEVINVKPTLPPRPCIPRGTPLSTEKWEGLQDPEGRVTEIDGVRQLIFRGGVAHSIRNSVWKYLLDYHPWRMTDAEIKILQKRKTEEYFSMKLQWRSMTDGQESRFSEYRDRKSLVEKDVNRTDRTHPFFAGDNNPNLMVLQDILMTYVMYNFDLGYVQGMSDILAPLLLLLGNEVDTFWCFVGFMEKIASNFDMDQAGMKQQLVNLQQLLTFASPELAKHLASKDSGNMYFCFRWLLVWFKREFSHRDIMRLWEVLWTGLPCANFHLFICVAILDSEKDVLISKDYGFTEILKHVNDLSMCLDVDRILSTAEGIYHQIISAPHLSDQIRIILGIPTVGSRPEPEPEPEPQTSQTNGNVETDPGQTDMEEVTLEYNGLQISIVTKTVWALLA from the exons atgacaaat GACCTGTTCACTCAAGATGGGGTTCTACTCAAGGCGAGCATTGGTCGTTCAATCAGCGATCTTAATTCAATTGGCATGCTCTGTATTGTTCAAAATAGTGATGGCACAAAATGCATTGAATGGCGTCCGAATGATCTTATAACTATCGACTCTGACACACAAGACCAGGAATGGGCAGTTGTTAACACTATTg GTCGGCGTCAAAGAACTCTGAGCGGGAACATGACATCAGATTATGCAGCTGCCCGAGCAAGAATCATCCGAATACCACTCGACGAGCTAAAAACATTCAAATGTTCAAGAAACAACCAGCAGATGCAATTTTCAACAAAACAGGGCGTTTGGCAGAACACATTTTACTTTCAACACGGAAACGCTGAAATATTCGTCGCTTATCTAAAAAATCATGTGAAAACGGCTAAAACAAGACACGACAGGAACACGTATGTCGTTGTCGAGCCAAATATCGAGTCTCAGGTATTGAACCGCTCGTTTGCTGAACTCGATATATTCACGGAGAACACAACAGACGTCGTTTGGAACTTGGTTTCGAATTTTAAACAGAGGCCGTATGAAACGACTTTAGAAGCATTCTCTAAACTTACTGATATtg TTTATTACGGCAACGAAGGTATGAACGGCAAGAGGGACGTATCTGAAGAAGTGGCAGAGCTCCTGACGAAGAGCATGAGCGCGTTGGAGGACACCACCACCGTGACCAGAACTGATGAATACGAAGTCATCAACGTTAAACCAACTTTACCACCGAGGCCTTGTATACCcag AGGAACTCCTTTGTCGACAGAAAAATGGGAGGGCTTGCAGGACCCAGAAGGTCGAGTGACAGAAATAGATGGTGTCAGACAACTTATTTTTAGAGgc GGTGTTGCTCATTCGATAAGGAATTCAGTTTGGAAATACCTTCTAGACTACCATCCCTGGAGGATGACTGACGCGGAAATCAAAATTCTCCAGAAGAGAAAAACAGAGGAATATTTCTCCATGAAGCTCCAATGGAGGTCAATGACAGATGGTCAAGAATCGAGGTTTTCGGAATACAGGGACAGAAAGAGTTTGGTCGAGAAGGACGTCAATAGGACGGATAGGACACACCCGTTCTTCGCCGGAGATAATAATCCGAATTTGATGGTTTTGCAAGATATATTAATGACTTATGTCATGTACAACTTCGATTTGGGCTACGTGCAAGGAATGAGCGATATATTGGCGccattgttgttgttgttgggGAATGAAGTGGATACGTTCTGGTGCTTCGTTGGATTCATGGAGAAAATT GCATCAAACTTCGACATGGATCAAGCTGGCATGAAACAGCAGCTAGTTAACTTACAACAGCTACTGACGTTCGCGAGTCCCGAGCTAGCGAAACATCTGGCTTCGAAGGACTCTGGGAATATGTACTTCTGCTTCAGGTGGCTATTGGTTTGGTTCAAGCGGGAGTTTTCACATCGGGATATTATGAG GCTATGGGAGGTGCTATGGACGGGTTTGCCATGTGCGAACTTCCACTTGTTCATCTGTGTTGCCATACTCGACTCCGAGAAAGATGTGTTAATCAGCAAAGACTATGGGTTTACTGAAATATTGAAG CATGTCAATGACCTCTCAATGTGCTTAGACGTTGACCGGATACTGAGCACAGCGGAGGGTATCTACCACCAGATCATATCGGCACCACACCTCTCGGACCAGATCAGAATTATCCTGGGCATCCCGACAGTTGGTTCTAGACCAGAACCAGAACCTGAGCCAGAACCGCAGACCAGTCAGACCAATGGTAATGTAGAGACAGACCCAGGACAAACGGATATGGAGGAA gtTACACTCGAATATAATGGACTACAAATTTCTATTGTGACGAAAACTGTTTGGGCGCTTCTAgcgtag
- the LOC113395919 gene encoding TBC1 domain family member 15 isoform X5, whose amino-acid sequence MLCIVQNSDGTKCIEWRPNDLITIDSDTQDQEWAVVNTIGRRQRTLSGNMTSDYAAARARIIRIPLDELKTFKCSRNNQQMQFSTKQGVWQNTFYFQHGNAEIFVAYLKNHVKTAKTRHDRNTYVVVEPNIESQVLNRSFAELDIFTENTTDVVWNLVSNFKQRPYETTLEAFSKLTDIVYYGNEGMNGKRDVSEEVAELLTKSMSALEDTTTVTRTDEYEVINVKPTLPPRPCIPRGTPLSTEKWEGLQDPEGRVTEIDGVRQLIFRGGVAHSIRNSVWKYLLDYHPWRMTDAEIKILQKRKTEEYFSMKLQWRSMTDGQESRFSEYRDRKSLVEKDVNRTDRTHPFFAGDNNPNLMVLQDILMTYVMYNFDLGYVQGMSDILAPLLLLLGNEVDTFWCFVGFMEKIASNFDMDQAGMKQQLVNLQQLLTFASPELAKHLASKDSGNMYFCFRWLLVWFKREFSHRDIMRLWEVLWTGLPCANFHLFICVAILDSEKDVLISKDYGFTEILKHVNDLSMCLDVDRILSTAEGIYHQIISAPHLSDQIRIILGIPTVGSRPEPEPEPEPQTSQTNGNVETDPGQTDMEEVTLEYNGLQISIVTKTVWALLA is encoded by the exons ATGCTCTGTATTGTTCAAAATAGTGATGGCACAAAATGCATTGAATGGCGTCCGAATGATCTTATAACTATCGACTCTGACACACAAGACCAGGAATGGGCAGTTGTTAACACTATTg GTCGGCGTCAAAGAACTCTGAGCGGGAACATGACATCAGATTATGCAGCTGCCCGAGCAAGAATCATCCGAATACCACTCGACGAGCTAAAAACATTCAAATGTTCAAGAAACAACCAGCAGATGCAATTTTCAACAAAACAGGGCGTTTGGCAGAACACATTTTACTTTCAACACGGAAACGCTGAAATATTCGTCGCTTATCTAAAAAATCATGTGAAAACGGCTAAAACAAGACACGACAGGAACACGTATGTCGTTGTCGAGCCAAATATCGAGTCTCAGGTATTGAACCGCTCGTTTGCTGAACTCGATATATTCACGGAGAACACAACAGACGTCGTTTGGAACTTGGTTTCGAATTTTAAACAGAGGCCGTATGAAACGACTTTAGAAGCATTCTCTAAACTTACTGATATtg TTTATTACGGCAACGAAGGTATGAACGGCAAGAGGGACGTATCTGAAGAAGTGGCAGAGCTCCTGACGAAGAGCATGAGCGCGTTGGAGGACACCACCACCGTGACCAGAACTGATGAATACGAAGTCATCAACGTTAAACCAACTTTACCACCGAGGCCTTGTATACCcag AGGAACTCCTTTGTCGACAGAAAAATGGGAGGGCTTGCAGGACCCAGAAGGTCGAGTGACAGAAATAGATGGTGTCAGACAACTTATTTTTAGAGgc GGTGTTGCTCATTCGATAAGGAATTCAGTTTGGAAATACCTTCTAGACTACCATCCCTGGAGGATGACTGACGCGGAAATCAAAATTCTCCAGAAGAGAAAAACAGAGGAATATTTCTCCATGAAGCTCCAATGGAGGTCAATGACAGATGGTCAAGAATCGAGGTTTTCGGAATACAGGGACAGAAAGAGTTTGGTCGAGAAGGACGTCAATAGGACGGATAGGACACACCCGTTCTTCGCCGGAGATAATAATCCGAATTTGATGGTTTTGCAAGATATATTAATGACTTATGTCATGTACAACTTCGATTTGGGCTACGTGCAAGGAATGAGCGATATATTGGCGccattgttgttgttgttgggGAATGAAGTGGATACGTTCTGGTGCTTCGTTGGATTCATGGAGAAAATT GCATCAAACTTCGACATGGATCAAGCTGGCATGAAACAGCAGCTAGTTAACTTACAACAGCTACTGACGTTCGCGAGTCCCGAGCTAGCGAAACATCTGGCTTCGAAGGACTCTGGGAATATGTACTTCTGCTTCAGGTGGCTATTGGTTTGGTTCAAGCGGGAGTTTTCACATCGGGATATTATGAG GCTATGGGAGGTGCTATGGACGGGTTTGCCATGTGCGAACTTCCACTTGTTCATCTGTGTTGCCATACTCGACTCCGAGAAAGATGTGTTAATCAGCAAAGACTATGGGTTTACTGAAATATTGAAG CATGTCAATGACCTCTCAATGTGCTTAGACGTTGACCGGATACTGAGCACAGCGGAGGGTATCTACCACCAGATCATATCGGCACCACACCTCTCGGACCAGATCAGAATTATCCTGGGCATCCCGACAGTTGGTTCTAGACCAGAACCAGAACCTGAGCCAGAACCGCAGACCAGTCAGACCAATGGTAATGTAGAGACAGACCCAGGACAAACGGATATGGAGGAA gtTACACTCGAATATAATGGACTACAAATTTCTATTGTGACGAAAACTGTTTGGGCGCTTCTAgcgtag
- the LOC113395922 gene encoding PR domain zinc finger protein 5-like gives MSYKERCRTCLGSEKEMRHFHTVLSIAGDDVRLSDILQNFYNYTITEDDSLPENLCINCIHQLTVTYSFKTLIESSAKTLSENLNLVDSTSDNYDASFDSDDHKPIKIFRKPCDRRRFINRIQRETKVETENKLLFCVECKAEFHSIKSLNEHCVNNHPVKSIVGRDCDYCNEKFEDFRSLVLHRKLHLKPFICENCWEGFYSTEDLNRHSCQPNIDNKDKNKSERILRQCDQCGKSYPPGYIRIHMLTHSNDRAYSCKFCPKKFKVPGSLHSHILWNHKRTRNHKCEVCNATFISSSSRSSHIRKNHLKEKKYGCENCGKRFFSKSELQRHSLTHTGVKNFHCHMCNKSYQTRYGLNVHLKSHTQMSLNV, from the exons ATGAGTTACAAAGAGCGTTGTAGAACTTGCTTAGGCAGTGAAAAAGAAATGCGACATTTTCATACAGTTTTATCGATAGCCGGGGATGATGTCCGCTTGTCTGACATATTACAGAATTTTTATAACTACACG ATCACAGAAGATGATTCGCTTCCCGAAAAtctttgtataaattgtattcatCAATTAACAGTAACATATTCTTTTAAAACGCTGATTGAGTCAAGCGCGAAAACCCTTTCTGAAAATTTGAACCTCGTCGATTCTACCAGTGATAACTATGACGCTAGCTTTGATTCCGACGACCACAAACCGATTAAAATATTCCGTAAACCGTGTGATAGGCGGCGATTCATCAATAGAATCCAAAGAGAGACGAAAGTCGAAACAgagaataaattattgttttgtgtGGAATGTaaggcagaatttcattcaataaaatcACTGAATGAACATTGTGTGAACAATCATCCAGTAAAATCTATTGTAGGACGGGACTGTGACTATTGCAATGAAAAATTCGAAGACTTCCGCTCCCTAGTTCTTCACAGGAAGTTACATTTAAAACCATTTATATGTGAAAATTGCTGGGAAGGTTTCTATAGCACTGAAGATTTGAACCGTCATTCTTGTCAACCAAATATTGATAACaaggataaaaataaatcagagaGAATTTTACGGCAGTGTGATCAATGTGGAAAGTCTTATCCACCCGGTTACATCCGAATACACATGCTAACACATAGTAACGACAGAGCCTACAGCTGCAAGTTCTgcccaaaaaaatttaaagtacctGGTAGTTTACATTCACATATATTATGGAATCATAAAAGGACCCGAAATCACAAGTGCGAAGTTTGCAATGCCACTTTCATATCGTCAAGTTCACGTAGTTCACACATTCGTAAAAATCACTTGAAGGAGAAAAAATATGGTTGCGAGAACTGTGGAAAAAGATTCTTCTCAAAATCTGAATTACAGAGACATTCCTTGACGCACACCGGAGTCAAGAATTTCCACTGCCATATGTGTAATAAATCATATCAAACTAGATATGgtttaaatgtacatttaaaatctCATACACAAATGTCTCtaaatgtttaa